In Oryza sativa Japonica Group chromosome 3, ASM3414082v1, one DNA window encodes the following:
- the LOC4332800 gene encoding U3 small nucleolar RNA-associated protein 14 produces MAGTKPRGKPKSRALVAGAAHGGKEKKGVTGGAGKRGDRRGGRHGPRLPTALRRQLDALGPGTSRGSDEDEEAGSDDEGAHDVYEYEEGVPEEEAGKNGRYDAVEKYEYEFDSDASNADEDVPSDEGEDMEEDDAGEDEDEEKQIRILQETTGMPREAFDGGKRKKQPLELPFQPGVGDGPVTIHDLLNNIQGKPGYSKLRKRLQQQEKKPIVVQAPLAKVEREKLERGVVYQQSKKEVTKWEPLVKRNREAPTLYFENDLNLGVNTVGAIASEFKPRNEFEKQMAEIMRSTEMMEAHKNDGVKILELNKIDMEDVRERQNRLAKMRSLLFRHEMKAKRIKKIKSRTYHRMLKKDKLKAASADFEADPEAAKEHAMKQEFKRAEERMRLKHKNTSKWAKRILKRGLDVQDEGTRAAIAAQLQQNALLTRKMNSTKDDSSSSEESSDDEEDDDESEANILNKGKEKILKILGDDNEIPTSGVFSLPFMERAMKKHEEATYEEARLALEECDESLRKLEDGNTEENGDSVKVTGKRTFGPAEDTNKVTNKKQKLDDGDKNSDSEYESDSAQHLDDNEVHKIDDVQIGTALLDDDEPQDDLFKSFDDIIKNPGRKTTVEVGMLADNSWKKFKSSKGNDGSNTNGDIDKSTVKVSYMADQKLKQLDHNSDSDSEDEMVEGLLTISDAKENYKIPSQADLIRQAFAGDDVEAEFEKDKLDVLNEENPEPEKPALVPGWGQWTDIQQKKGLPSWMVKEHENAKRKREEALKRRKDAKLKHVIISEHVDKKAEKLLVRNLPFPYTSKDVYEQSIRMPIGPDFNPAISVAALNRPAIVKKPGVVIKPIQYEEVDPHEKPDEPKRVIQRAVPNPKAKRTSAKQAKAIASNKRK; encoded by the exons atggCTGGGACGAAGCCCAGAGGGAAGCCGAAATCCAGGGCTCTGGTTGCCGGGGCAGCTCACGgggggaaggagaagaagggcGTGACGGGCGGGGCGGGGAAGCGCGGGGacaggcgcggcggccgccatggccCGCGCCTCCCCACGGCGCTGCGCCGGCAGCTCGACGCGCTGGGGCCCGGCACCTCGAGGGGTtccgacgaggacgaggaggccggGTCCGACGACGAGGGGGCACACGACGTGTACGAGTACGAGGAAGGGGTCCccgaggaggaggccgggaaGAACGGCCGCTACGACGCCGTCGAGAAGTACGAGTACGAGTTCGACAGCGACGCCTCCAATGCG GATGAAGACGTGCCATCAGATGAAGGTGAGGATATGGAGGAAGATGATGCCGGCGAGgatgaagatgaggagaagcagaTAAGAATACTTCAGGAGACGACTGGCATGCCTAGGGAAGCGTTTGATG GGGGTAAGAGGAAGAAACAGCCATTGGAGCTGCCGTTTCAGCCTGGAGTTGGAGATGGTCCAGTCACAATTCATGATCTCTTGAATAATATTCAGGGTAAGCCTGGGTATAGCAAGCTCCGAAAGAGGCTGCAACAGCAGGAGAAAAAGCCAATAGTCGTGCAGGCCCCACTTGCAAaagtggagagagagaagctCGAGCGTGGTGTGGTATACCAGCAATCCAAGAAGGAGGTCACCAAGTGGGAGCCATTAGTTAAGAGGAACCGTGAGGCACCCACACTCTACTTTGAAAATGATCTCAACTTAGGGGTTAACACAGTTGGGGCAATAGCTAGTGAATTTAAACCAAGAAATGAATTTGAGAAGCAGATGGCTGAGATTATGCGTAGCACAGAAATGATGGAAGCACACAAGAACGATGGTGTTAAAATACTGGAACTTAACAAG ATTGACATGGAAGATGTGAGAGAACGTCAAAATCGACTTGCTAAAATGCGCAGCCTTCTGTTCCGTCATGAGATGAAAGCAAAACGGATAAAGAAGATCAAGTCCAGGACTTATCACCGGATGTTGAAAAAGGATAAACTGAAGGCAGCATCAGCAGACTTTGAGGCAGATCCGGAAGCTGCCAAAGAGCATGCTATGAAACAGGAATTTAAACGTGCAGAG GAACGAATGAGATTAAAGCACAAGAATACTTCCAAATGGGCTAAGCGAATCTTGAAGCGTGGATTGGATGTTCAAGATGAAGGCACTCGTGCTGCTATTGCAGCACAACTCCAACAAAATGCTCTTCTTACTAGAAAAATGAATTCCACAAAAGACGATTCTAGTAGTAGTGAGGAAAGTtctgatgatgaggaagatgacgatgaaTCAGAAGCAAACATTCTGaacaaaggaaaagaaaagattctTAAAATTCTTGGGGATGATAATGAGATACCAACATCTGGAGTCTTTTCGTTGCCTTTCATG GAGCGCGCTATGAAGAAGCATGAGGAAGCAACTTATGAGGAAGCACGGCTAGCTCTAGAAGAGTGTGATGAATCATTGAGGAAATTGGAGGATGGTAACACTGAAGAGAATGGAGATTCAGTGAAGGTTACTGGTAAAAGAACTTTTGGACCTGCCGAAGATACAAACAAAGTGACAAATAAGAAGCAAAAATTAGATGACGGCGACAAGAACAGTGATAGCGAATATGAGTCTGACTCTGCTCAACATCTGGATGACAATGAAGTACATAAGATAGATGATGTGCAAATTGGGACTGCACTCCTGGATGATGATGAACCACAGGATGATCTGTTCAAA AGCTTCgatgatattataaaaaatccTGGCCGCAAAACAACTGTTGAAGTTGGAATGTTAGCTGATAATTCATGGAAGAAG TTCAAGAGTAGCAAAGGAAATGATGGGAGCAATACCAATGGTGATATAGATAAATCCACAGTGAAGGTTTCTTATATGGCAGACCAAAAGCTTAAG CAATTGGATCACAATTCTGATTCAGATTCGGAGGATGAGATGGTTGAGGGTTTATTGACCATCTCCGATGCAAAGGAAAATTATAAAATTCCGTCGCAAGCTGATCTTATACGCCAGGCTTTtgctggtgatgatgttgaGGCTGAATTTGAGAAGGACAAACTGGATGTTTTAAATGAAGAGAATCCTGAACCTGAAAAACCTGCTCTTGTTCCTGGTTGGGGACAGTGGACTGACATTCAACAGAAAAAAGGACTTCCTTCTTGGATGGTGAAAGAACATGAAAATGCGAAAAGGAAGAGGGAAGAAGCCTTGAAGAGGAGGAAGGATGCTAAGCTCAAGCATGTTATCATTTCTGAACATGTTGACAAGAAG GCTGAAAAGCTTTTAGTGAGGAATCTGCCTTTTCCTTACACTTCAAAGGATGTATATGAGCAGAGTATCCGTATGCCTATTGGACCTGATTTCAATCCAGCGATATCAGTTGCTGCTCTCAATCGACCTGCG ATTGTTAAGAAGCCTGGAGTTGTTATCAAGCCAATACAATATGAAGAGGTTGATCCCCATGAGAAGCCTGATGAACCGAAAAGGGTCATCCAGAGAGCTGTTCCAAACCCCAAAGCAAAGAGAACCTCTGCGAAGCAAGCAAAGGCGATAGCTTCAAATAAGAGGAAGTGA
- the LOC4332801 gene encoding blue-light photoreceptor PHR2 → MAAAASDSDSPAAAAARHHDDPTLPAFASFSLSLSLRTPASPSPAALASVPSTIHLPTQISTLAVCLHPSASASASPSSRRRLNAAAAASSLLAPLPASTPGLSRSFPSGAPAAAGRRRTLVWFRADLRLHDHEPLHAAVGASSSLLPVFVFDPRDFGKSPSGFDRTGPYRAGFLLDSVADLRRGLRARGGDLVVRVGRPEVVIPELARAAGAEAVFAHGEVSRDECRAEEKVSKAVEKEGIEVKYFWGSTLYHLDDLPFRLEDMPSNYGGFREAVKGLDVRKVLDAPEEVKCVPMKNVLEPGEIPTLAELGLTAPPAMAHGSKAAVGSTLIGGEAEALERLKKFASECCMQPNKGDKDSTRDSIYGANFSCKISPWLATGCLSPRFMYEELKKHASRAIPSGSTPKNGDGTSDAGTNWLMFELLWRDFFRFITKKYSSAQKTSEVAPATGCTPTPALA, encoded by the exons atggccgccgccgcctccgactccgactcccccgccgccgccgccgctcgccaccacgACGACCCCACCCTCCCCGCATTCGCCTCCttctcgctctccctctccctccgcacccccgcctccccctccccggcggcgctcgcctCCGTCCCTTCCACCATCCACCTCCCCACCCAAATCTCCACGCTCGCCGTCTGCCTCcacccctccgcctccgcctccgcgtcaccctcctcccgccgccgcctcaacgccgccgccgccgcgtcgtcgctcCTCGCCCCGCTCCCGGCCTCCACGCCGGGCCTCTCCCGCTCCTTCCCTTCGggcgcgcccgcggcggccgggcggcgccgcACGCTCGTGTGGTTCCGcgccgacctccgcctccacgacCACGAGcccctccacgccgccgtcggggcgtcgtcgtcgctgctcccGGTCTTCGTCTTCGACCCGCGCGACTTCGGCAAGTCCCCCTCGGGCTTCGACCGCACGGGGCCCTACCGCGCAGGCTTCCTGCTGGACTCCGTCGCCGACCTGCGCCGGGGcctccgcgcgcgcggcggcgacctggtGGTGCGCGTGGGGAGGCCCGAGGTGGTGATCCCCGagctcgcgcgcgccgccggtgcGGAGGCCGTGTTCGCGCACGGCGAGGTGTCGCGCGACGAGTGCCGCGCCGAGGAGAAGGTGAGCAAGGCCGTTGAGAAGGAGGGAATCGAGGTCAAGTACTTCTGGGGCAGCACGCTGTACCACCTGGATGACCTGCCCTTCCGCCTCGAGGACATGCCGTCCAACTACGGTGGATTCAGGGAGGCTGTGAAGGGGTTGGATGTCAGGAAGGTTCTCGACGCGCCGGAGGAGGTCAAGTGTGTTCCCATGAAGAATGTGCTTGAGCCCGGTGAGATCCCCACGCTTGCCGAGCTCGGCCTCACCGCGCCACCGGCCATGGCACAT GGCTCAAAAGCTGCTGTTGGTTCTACTCTCATTGGTGGTGAAGCTGAAGCTCTGGAGAGGTTGAAGAAGTTTGCTTCAGAATGTTGTATGCAGCCAAACAAAGGGGACAAGGACAGCACTCGAGATAGCATATATGGTGCTAATTTCTCCTGCAAAATTTCACCATGGCTTGCTACAGGTTGCCTCTCACCGCGCTTCATGTATGAGGAGTTGAAGAAGCATGCTTCAAG AGCAATTCCATCGGGATCAACACCCAAGAATGGTGATGGCACATCTGATGCTGGTACAAATTGGTTAATGTTCGAATTGCTATGGAGAGATTTCTTCAG GTTCATCACAAAGAAGTACAGTTCTGCACAGAAGACCTCTGAAGTTGCTCCTGCCACTGGTTGCACCCCTACCCCAGCGCTTGCATAA
- the LOC4332802 gene encoding large ribosomal subunit protein eL22z produces MARGVAAAAGGKGGAGKKKGSVTFVIDCAKPVDDKIMEIASLEKFLQERIKVAGGKAGNLGESVTVSRDKTKVTVTSDGPFSKRYLKYLTKKYLKKHNVRDWLRVIASNKDRNVYELRYFNIAENEGEEED; encoded by the exons AtggcgcgcggcgtggcggcggcggcggggggcaaGGGCGGCGCCGGGAAGAAGAAGGGCTCCGTCACCTTCGTCATCGACTGCGCCAAGCCCGTCGACGACAAGATCATGGAGATCGCGTCGCTCGAGAAGTTCCTGCAGGAGCGCATCAAGGTCGCCGGAGGCAAGGCCGGCAACCTCGGCGAGTCCGTCACCGTCTCCCGCGACAAGACCAAGGTCACCGTCACCTCCGACGGGCCCTTCTCCAAGAG GTACCTGAAGTACTTGACCAAGAAGTACCTGAAGAAGCACAATGTGCGTGACTGGCTACGGGTGATTGCATCCAACAAGGACCGCAACGTGTACGAGCTCCGGTACTTCAACATCGCCGAGaacgagggcgaggaggaggattag
- the LOC4332803 gene encoding peter Pan-like protein isoform X2, with the protein MARVHHKNGRGGGGGGGGGKGKGKGKWKMPASVARKQQAAMANVDQVTGDKIPKSFVFSRGKLPSTLRHLQQDLRKVMLPYTALNLKEKKRNNLKDFVNVSGPLGVTHFFILTNPKSSPHLRMAKTPQGPTYTFQIKEYALAADIANSQKRPRCPPEIFKNSPLTVLSGFGGLGEPFKSLVEYFRHMTPAIDPVTVKLSTCQRILLIHFDREKEMINFRHYSIKLQPVGVTRKIRKLMQNNQVPDLRDLNDVSDYVTKAGYGSESEVDDEAATVSLASDVDKLNRASRKSAIRLQEIGPRMKLHLVKVEAGLCSGDVLYPQPGKEGLGKKGKEVEEETEGQEDEDLMESDDDPEDESEE; encoded by the exons ATGGCGCGAGTCCACCAC AAGaacggtcgcggcggcggcggtggcggcggcggtggcaaggGCAAGGGCAAAGGCAAGTGGAAGATGCCGGCGTCGGTGGCGCGGAAGCAGCAGGCAGCGATGGCGAACGTGGACCAGGTCACTGGCGACAAGATCCCCAAGAGCTTCGTCTTCTCCCGCGGCAAGCTGCCCTCCACGCTCCGCCATCTCCAGCAGGATCTCCGCAAGGTCATGCTCCCCTACACCGCCCTGAATCTCAAG GAGAAGAAACGGAACAACCTCAAGGATTTCGTCAACGTCTCCGGCCCGTTGGGCGTGACGCATTTCTTCATCCTCACGAACCCCAAGAGCTCGCCGCACTTGCGCATGGCGAAGACGCCGCAGGGTCCTACCTACACATTTCAGATAAAGGAGtatgctctcgccgccgacaTTGCGAACTCACAGAAGCGACCGAGGTGTCCCCCAGAGATATTCAAGAATTCACCTCTG ACTGTACTCAGTGGCTTTGGCGGTCTTGGCGAGCCTTTCAAGAGTTTGGTCGAATATTTTCGGCATATGACCCCTGCTATTGATCCAGTCACT GTTAAGCTGTCAACCTGTCAAAGGATTCTGTTGATACATTTCGACAGAGAAAAGGAAATGATCAATTTCAGGCATTACTCCATCAAGCTCCAGCCTGTTGGGGTCACCCGCAAGATTAGAAAGCTCATGCAGAACAACCAAGTGCCAGACCTAAGGGACCTGAACGACGTTAGCGATTATGTGACAAA AGCTGGATACGGATCAGAAAGTGAAGTGGATGATGAAGCAGCAACTGTAAGTCTAGCCAGTGATGTTGACAAATTAAACCGAGCATCCAGAAAAAGCGCCATCAGACTCCAGGAGATCGGACCAAGGATGAAACTGCACTTGGTTAAAGTTGAAGCCGGGCTATGTTCAGGAGATGTGCTATACCCTCAACCTG GCAAAGAAGGGTTGGGGAAGAAGGGAAAAGAAGTCGAGGAAGAGACAGAAGGACAAGAAGATGAGGACTTAATGGAGTCGGATGATGACCCCGAGGATGAATCAGAGGAGTAA
- the LOC4332803 gene encoding peter Pan-like protein isoform X1, which produces MARVHHKNGRGGGGGGGGGKGKGKGKWKMPASVARKQQAAMANVDQVTGDKIPKSFVFSRGKLPSTLRHLQQDLRKVMLPYTALNLKEKKRNNLKDFVNVSGPLGVTHFFILTNPKSSPHLRMAKTPQGPTYTFQIKEYALAADIANSQKRPRCPPEIFKNSPLTVLSGFGGLGEPFKSLVEYFRHMTPAIDPVTVKLSTCQRILLIHFDREKEMINFRHYSIKLQPVGVTRKIRKLMQNNQVPDLRDLNDVSDYVTKAGYGSESEVDDEAATVSLASDVDKLNRASRKSAIRLQEIGPRMKLHLVKVEAGLCSGDVLYPQPVGKEGLGKKGKEVEEETEGQEDEDLMESDDDPEDESEE; this is translated from the exons ATGGCGCGAGTCCACCAC AAGaacggtcgcggcggcggcggtggcggcggcggtggcaaggGCAAGGGCAAAGGCAAGTGGAAGATGCCGGCGTCGGTGGCGCGGAAGCAGCAGGCAGCGATGGCGAACGTGGACCAGGTCACTGGCGACAAGATCCCCAAGAGCTTCGTCTTCTCCCGCGGCAAGCTGCCCTCCACGCTCCGCCATCTCCAGCAGGATCTCCGCAAGGTCATGCTCCCCTACACCGCCCTGAATCTCAAG GAGAAGAAACGGAACAACCTCAAGGATTTCGTCAACGTCTCCGGCCCGTTGGGCGTGACGCATTTCTTCATCCTCACGAACCCCAAGAGCTCGCCGCACTTGCGCATGGCGAAGACGCCGCAGGGTCCTACCTACACATTTCAGATAAAGGAGtatgctctcgccgccgacaTTGCGAACTCACAGAAGCGACCGAGGTGTCCCCCAGAGATATTCAAGAATTCACCTCTG ACTGTACTCAGTGGCTTTGGCGGTCTTGGCGAGCCTTTCAAGAGTTTGGTCGAATATTTTCGGCATATGACCCCTGCTATTGATCCAGTCACT GTTAAGCTGTCAACCTGTCAAAGGATTCTGTTGATACATTTCGACAGAGAAAAGGAAATGATCAATTTCAGGCATTACTCCATCAAGCTCCAGCCTGTTGGGGTCACCCGCAAGATTAGAAAGCTCATGCAGAACAACCAAGTGCCAGACCTAAGGGACCTGAACGACGTTAGCGATTATGTGACAAA AGCTGGATACGGATCAGAAAGTGAAGTGGATGATGAAGCAGCAACTGTAAGTCTAGCCAGTGATGTTGACAAATTAAACCGAGCATCCAGAAAAAGCGCCATCAGACTCCAGGAGATCGGACCAAGGATGAAACTGCACTTGGTTAAAGTTGAAGCCGGGCTATGTTCAGGAGATGTGCTATACCCTCAACCTG TAGGCAAAGAAGGGTTGGGGAAGAAGGGAAAAGAAGTCGAGGAAGAGACAGAAGGACAAGAAGATGAGGACTTAATGGAGTCGGATGATGACCCCGAGGATGAATCAGAGGAGTAA